The Deltaproteobacteria bacterium genome includes a region encoding these proteins:
- a CDS encoding 5'-methylthioadenosine/S-adenosylhomocysteine nucleosidase yields the protein MKADLVILICSSAEWRIVLEFFPQTELEKSPFGEFFKYELKARPVVFLHSGYGKIAAAASTQYIIDHFKPKLLVNLGTCGGFEGKVELGQILLAQRTVVYDILERMLDADAAIAEHSSQLDLTFIEAPFPLTVHLATLASADRDLVPGEIADLKTRYKAVAGDWESGAIAYVASRNGVPCLILRGVTDITGPNKGETDGNFELFAERTKPIMRRLLNSLNSWIEQVKILF from the coding sequence TTGAAAGCCGATCTTGTAATCCTCATCTGTTCCAGCGCGGAGTGGCGGATTGTATTGGAATTCTTCCCACAAACCGAGTTGGAAAAGTCACCTTTTGGCGAATTCTTCAAATATGAATTAAAGGCTCGTCCTGTGGTTTTTCTTCATAGCGGTTATGGAAAAATTGCAGCGGCAGCTTCTACTCAGTATATCATTGATCATTTTAAGCCGAAATTACTCGTTAATCTCGGCACCTGTGGCGGCTTTGAGGGAAAAGTTGAGTTGGGGCAGATCCTTCTGGCCCAACGGACCGTTGTCTATGATATTTTAGAGCGAATGCTCGATGCCGATGCGGCTATTGCAGAACATTCCAGCCAACTGGATTTGACCTTTATTGAAGCGCCCTTTCCCCTTACTGTCCACCTTGCTACACTTGCTTCAGCCGATCGCGACCTTGTTCCCGGAGAGATAGCCGACCTGAAAACCAGGTACAAGGCTGTTGCAGGAGACTGGGAATCCGGGGCCATTGCTTATGTGGCATCAAGAAACGGAGTGCCGTGCCTGATTTTACGGGGCGTAACGGATATCACCGGTCCCAACAAAGGAGAAACTGATGGAAATTTTGAGCTTTTTGCCGAGCGGACAAAACCTATTATGAGGCGTCTTTTAAATTCACTTAACAGTTGGATTGAACAAGTAAAAATATTATTTTAA